A genome region from Planifilum fulgidum includes the following:
- a CDS encoding ABC-2 transporter permease: MKSLLYKDYLVLRFFLMYFLLFTILLLLTGFIKIHALLPMVSIVALIIPFQLTTSEDKNNSHIFVNSLPVNRSAVVWAKYLFTLLVGALLIGAAKMVDVFFALPSERDFWDLLIAFVGICGFTAVFYPLYYWLGPNFVKIGLFVTFIVTFGVAPMLYNMGVKNNFWGLLEVFESYPSLFWVAVLLAFTGIMLFLSLLLSSCLYRRKDF; encoded by the coding sequence GTGAAAAGTTTGCTGTATAAAGATTATCTTGTCCTGCGCTTCTTTTTGATGTATTTTCTTTTGTTTACAATTCTTCTCTTATTAACCGGGTTTATAAAGATCCACGCGCTGTTGCCGATGGTCTCGATCGTGGCTTTAATCATCCCGTTTCAACTGACTACGTCGGAAGACAAAAACAACAGCCACATCTTTGTAAACAGCCTTCCCGTCAACCGCAGCGCGGTGGTTTGGGCCAAATACCTCTTTACTCTTCTCGTGGGCGCCCTTTTGATCGGTGCGGCGAAGATGGTGGATGTATTTTTTGCGCTCCCGTCCGAAAGGGATTTTTGGGATCTGCTGATCGCCTTTGTGGGGATCTGCGGTTTCACGGCGGTTTTTTACCCGCTGTATTATTGGCTGGGACCCAACTTCGTCAAGATCGGCCTGTTTGTCACCTTTATCGTCACCTTCGGTGTTGCGCCGATGTTGTACAATATGGGGGTCAAGAACAACTTCTGGGGCCTCCTGGAGGTGTTTGAGTCGTACCCCTCCCTTTTCTGGGTCGCCGTTTTGCTCGCCTTTACAGGGATCATGCTTTTTCTCTCCCTGCTCCTGTCGTCCTGTCTCTACCGGCGGAAGGATTTTTGA
- a CDS encoding APH(3') family aminoglycoside O-phosphotransferase — MMESLPGEIGLLVRGMNWEKNEVGKSGDEVYRLTSGARNFYLKVKRIGKEAAAETLRRESEVLNWLKGRLPVPEAVCYHQDRSKEYLLITEVPGFAAMETGWDKKKVVCRLAEGLRRIHSLPIDSCPFVYPTGALIRLAAERIGAGLVDEEDFDECRKGKRAEELYEELVRSRPARDDLVFTHGDYCLPNVILSDSGIGGFIDWGRGGVADRYRDLGIAARSITHNLGEGYVPYFFGFYGLKRVDFKKVKFFQLMDEFF, encoded by the coding sequence ATGATGGAATCATTGCCCGGAGAGATCGGACTGCTTGTCCGCGGCATGAATTGGGAAAAAAATGAGGTCGGGAAGTCTGGCGACGAGGTATACCGCCTGACTTCCGGAGCGCGGAACTTCTATTTGAAGGTGAAAAGGATCGGAAAAGAGGCGGCCGCGGAAACGTTAAGGCGCGAAAGCGAAGTGCTGAATTGGCTGAAGGGAAGACTTCCCGTGCCCGAAGCGGTGTGCTATCACCAAGACCGCTCGAAAGAATATTTGTTGATCACGGAAGTGCCCGGGTTTGCGGCGATGGAGACGGGGTGGGACAAGAAGAAGGTGGTGTGCCGGTTGGCGGAAGGTTTGAGGCGGATTCATTCGCTGCCGATCGACTCGTGCCCCTTTGTATATCCGACCGGCGCGCTCATCCGACTGGCGGCGGAGAGGATCGGGGCGGGGTTGGTGGATGAGGAGGATTTTGATGAATGCCGAAAGGGTAAGCGGGCGGAGGAGCTTTACGAAGAGCTGGTCCGAAGCCGGCCCGCCCGCGACGACCTGGTGTTTACGCACGGCGATTATTGCCTTCCCAACGTGATCCTGTCCGACTCCGGGATCGGCGGCTTCATCGATTGGGGGCGAGGCGGTGTGGCGGACCGCTACCGGGATCTGGGCATCGCCGCCAGGAGCATTACGCACAATCTCGGCGAAGGGTATGTTCCGTATTTCTTCGGATTTTACGGGTTAAAGAGGGTGGACTTTAAGAAAGTGAAGTTTTTTCAGCTGATGGATGAGTTTTTCTGA
- a CDS encoding GH92 family glycosyl hydrolase, which produces MKRVGARKALSVLVMVVFLLQMSFVLPPPAASAREIKTDFFSSFEEDDLTWEDTVETDSKGNKRAKGVDGHIVPEDRIPGDITEKVKEIKASANNPPHETDQQLIDGDVTTKWLAFEPTAWIELRLSEPEAVVKYALTSANDYPERDPRDWTLSGSEDGENWTVLDRREGERFDERFQTKVYEFENNNKYSYYRLEITRNAGANITQLAELQLSNGIEVPPPPPSDMKSHIASGPSKAYTAKRNAGWTGLRALTYYGTHTAEGRAYSYNKIYEVDILVTPDTRLSYYIFPEFTDKDHLEYASTYASVDLAFSDGTYLSELGAVDQHGVKLNPRDQGESKTLYPHQWNFKKAHIGKVAAGKRIKRILVAYDNPKGPAVFQGHIDDIRIEGKPKKQTYSRPSDYVNTLRGTHSNGTFSRGNTFPAVAVPHGFNFWTPVTDAGSTSWLYRYHEQNNEDNLPEIQAFSLSHEPSPWMGDRQTFQVMPSDSAEGVPKADRSDRALPFKRENEIAKAHYYSVIFENGIRTEIAPTDHAALFRFTFKGDRSTLIFDNVNNNGGIRLDPEKRVITGYSDVKSGLSTGATRMFFYAEFDKPVLESGRISGHGRDDVMAYYRFDTGQGDRTVTMRIATSLISVAQAKKNLKQEISPADTLETVRERAQKLWDDKLKIIEVEGASEEDLVTLYSNLYRLFLYPNSAYENVGTADKPVYKYASPFSPLVGENTPTKTGAKIVEGKVYVNNGFWDTYRTAWPAYVLLTPTKAGEMIDGFVQHYRDGGWIARWSSPGYADLMVGTSSDIAFADAYIKGVTNFDVKSFYQSAVKNAAAVSSDPGTGRKGLVTSIFKGYTDTSTPEGMSWAMDGYINDFGIANLAKALYERGGDDPDRSRYKEDYLYFLNRAQNYVHMFNPDVKFFMGRTPSGAWRVSPENFDPREWGGDYTETNAWNMAFHAPQDGQGLANLYGGRKALAAKLDEFFRTPETALPKFKGHYGGVIHEMREARDVRMGMYAHSNQPSHHILYMYNYAGQPWKTQEKVREVLSRLYTGGEIGQGYPGDEDNGEMSAWYIFSAAGFYPLRLGTPEYVIGAPYFKKMTIHLENGNKIVINAPKVSDRNKYIQRVKLNGVEYNKTTLSHFDLIRGATLDFEMGPKPSKWGTGEEALPPSITDPATDGSSLLPRPMRDLTDRSEGGGDARELFDNSSDTRVTFDTASPRLNWRFAEGPEKVRMYTLTSGDGSPAEDPKSWVLKGSRDGRNWTVLDERSGESFKWRRQTRAFEVKHPGKYSYYMLEINENNGAGSTTLAEVELLGYDDVNRFFGAVDQLIRDYKQSGELKEPLVKQLSCSLEQAGRQEQKGRTEQAVKHMEDFLKHLNNQGMKGRATDRARKKLAAEAHALIIALRR; this is translated from the coding sequence ATGAAGAGAGTGGGCGCGAGGAAGGCTCTCAGCGTATTGGTGATGGTTGTCTTTCTGTTGCAAATGTCCTTTGTTCTCCCTCCCCCGGCGGCGTCAGCCCGGGAGATAAAGACCGACTTTTTTTCTTCCTTCGAGGAGGATGATTTGACCTGGGAAGATACGGTTGAAACCGATTCGAAGGGCAACAAAAGGGCGAAGGGAGTTGACGGCCACATCGTCCCCGAAGATCGCATCCCGGGGGATATCACCGAAAAGGTGAAAGAGATCAAGGCCAGTGCCAACAACCCGCCCCATGAAACGGATCAGCAGCTGATCGACGGCGATGTGACCACCAAATGGCTCGCCTTTGAACCCACGGCCTGGATCGAGCTCCGGCTTTCCGAACCGGAAGCGGTGGTGAAATATGCGCTGACTTCGGCCAACGACTATCCGGAGCGGGATCCCCGGGACTGGACCCTTTCCGGTTCCGAGGACGGGGAAAACTGGACCGTGTTGGACCGGAGAGAGGGAGAGCGCTTCGACGAACGCTTCCAGACCAAAGTGTACGAATTCGAGAATAACAACAAGTATTCCTATTATCGCCTGGAGATTACGCGGAACGCCGGCGCCAATATCACGCAGCTGGCGGAGCTGCAGCTTTCCAACGGCATCGAAGTGCCGCCGCCCCCGCCTTCCGATATGAAATCCCATATCGCATCGGGCCCGTCCAAGGCTTACACCGCCAAGCGGAACGCCGGCTGGACCGGCCTCCGCGCCCTGACCTACTACGGCACCCATACAGCTGAAGGCAGGGCCTACTCCTACAACAAGATTTACGAAGTGGACATTCTGGTTACGCCCGACACCCGGTTGTCCTATTACATCTTCCCGGAATTTACGGACAAGGATCACCTGGAGTATGCCAGCACCTATGCCTCCGTCGATCTTGCCTTTTCGGACGGAACCTATTTGAGCGAACTGGGGGCCGTGGATCAGCACGGGGTGAAGCTGAACCCGCGGGATCAGGGCGAGTCAAAGACGCTTTACCCGCATCAATGGAACTTCAAAAAGGCTCACATCGGCAAAGTGGCTGCCGGAAAAAGGATCAAGCGGATCCTGGTGGCCTATGACAATCCGAAGGGGCCGGCCGTGTTCCAAGGGCACATCGACGATATCCGAATCGAGGGGAAGCCGAAAAAGCAAACTTATTCCAGGCCCTCCGATTATGTGAACACCCTGCGGGGAACCCATTCCAACGGCACCTTCTCCCGGGGAAATACCTTCCCGGCCGTCGCCGTTCCCCACGGTTTCAACTTCTGGACGCCGGTGACCGATGCGGGATCGACCAGCTGGCTGTATCGGTACCATGAGCAGAACAACGAGGACAATCTCCCGGAGATTCAGGCCTTTTCGCTCAGCCACGAGCCCAGTCCCTGGATGGGCGACCGCCAGACCTTTCAGGTGATGCCGTCGGATTCCGCCGAAGGGGTTCCAAAGGCCGACCGAAGTGACCGGGCCCTGCCCTTCAAACGGGAGAATGAAATCGCGAAGGCCCATTACTACAGCGTGATCTTCGAAAACGGCATACGGACGGAGATCGCTCCCACCGATCACGCTGCCCTGTTCCGGTTCACGTTCAAGGGGGACCGATCCACCCTCATCTTCGACAATGTGAACAATAACGGCGGCATCCGGCTGGATCCGGAGAAACGTGTGATCACGGGCTACTCCGATGTAAAAAGCGGATTGTCCACGGGTGCCACGCGAATGTTCTTTTACGCGGAATTCGACAAACCGGTCCTCGAGAGCGGCCGGATTTCCGGCCACGGCCGGGATGATGTGATGGCCTATTACCGGTTCGACACCGGCCAGGGCGACCGGACGGTAACGATGCGGATCGCCACCTCCCTCATCAGCGTGGCGCAGGCCAAGAAAAACCTGAAACAGGAAATCTCCCCCGCGGACACCTTGGAAACCGTCAGGGAACGGGCCCAGAAACTGTGGGATGACAAGCTGAAGATCATCGAGGTGGAAGGTGCGTCCGAAGAGGATCTGGTGACGCTGTACTCCAATCTGTACCGCCTGTTCCTGTATCCCAACTCCGCGTACGAAAATGTCGGCACCGCGGACAAGCCCGTTTACAAGTATGCCAGCCCCTTTTCGCCGCTGGTCGGGGAGAATACGCCCACAAAGACGGGAGCCAAAATTGTGGAAGGAAAAGTCTATGTGAACAATGGCTTCTGGGATACCTACCGGACGGCATGGCCCGCCTATGTCCTGCTGACGCCCACCAAAGCGGGGGAGATGATCGACGGCTTTGTCCAGCATTACAGGGACGGCGGCTGGATCGCCCGCTGGTCTTCCCCGGGATATGCGGACCTGATGGTGGGGACCAGCTCGGATATCGCCTTCGCCGATGCGTACATCAAAGGGGTGACGAACTTCGATGTGAAAAGCTTCTACCAGTCGGCGGTGAAAAATGCCGCGGCGGTCAGCTCCGACCCGGGAACCGGGAGAAAGGGCTTGGTCACCTCCATTTTCAAGGGATACACCGACACCTCCACGCCGGAGGGCATGTCCTGGGCGATGGACGGTTATATCAACGACTTCGGCATCGCCAATCTGGCCAAGGCCCTGTATGAGCGGGGTGGGGACGATCCCGATCGTTCCCGTTACAAGGAAGATTACCTGTACTTTTTGAACCGGGCCCAAAACTATGTGCACATGTTCAACCCGGATGTGAAGTTTTTCATGGGCCGGACGCCTTCGGGCGCGTGGCGCGTCTCACCCGAAAACTTCGATCCCCGCGAATGGGGAGGGGATTATACGGAGACCAATGCTTGGAACATGGCCTTTCACGCCCCGCAGGACGGCCAGGGATTGGCCAATCTTTACGGGGGAAGGAAGGCGTTGGCCGCCAAGCTGGATGAGTTCTTCCGCACACCGGAGACGGCCCTGCCGAAGTTCAAGGGGCATTACGGCGGGGTCATCCACGAGATGAGGGAAGCGAGGGACGTCCGAATGGGCATGTACGCCCACAGCAATCAGCCCTCCCATCACATTCTTTACATGTACAATTATGCCGGCCAGCCCTGGAAAACCCAGGAGAAGGTGCGGGAGGTCCTGTCCCGGCTTTACACCGGCGGCGAAATCGGCCAGGGATACCCCGGCGATGAGGATAACGGGGAAATGTCCGCCTGGTACATCTTCAGTGCGGCCGGTTTTTATCCGCTGCGGCTGGGAACGCCGGAATATGTGATCGGCGCCCCTTACTTCAAGAAAATGACCATCCACCTGGAAAACGGCAACAAGATCGTCATCAATGCCCCGAAGGTCAGCGACAGGAACAAGTACATCCAAAGGGTCAAGCTGAACGGCGTCGAGTACAACAAAACCACCCTTTCCCATTTCGACCTCATCCGGGGAGCCACGCTGGATTTCGAAATGGGCCCCAAACCCTCCAAATGGGGGACCGGGGAGGAGGCCCTTCCGCCGTCTATCACCGATCCTGCCACCGACGGGTCATCCCTGTTGCCCCGCCCGATGAGGGATTTGACGGATCGCTCGGAAGGAGGCGGTGATGCCAGAGAGTTGTTCGACAATTCCTCGGATACCCGGGTCACCTTTGATACCGCTTCTCCCCGGTTGAATTGGCGATTTGCGGAAGGTCCGGAGAAGGTGAGGATGTACACCTTGACATCCGGAGACGGGTCTCCGGCGGAAGATCCGAAAAGCTGGGTGCTGAAAGGCTCCAGGGACGGACGAAACTGGACCGTGCTGGATGAAAGAAGCGGGGAATCCTTTAAGTGGCGCCGCCAAACCCGGGCCTTTGAGGTGAAACATCCCGGCAAATATTCCTACTACATGCTGGAAATCAACGAAAACAACGGAGCGGGTTCCACGACGCTGGCCGAAGTGGAATTGCTCGGATATGACGATGTGAATCGCTTTTTCGGAGCGGTCGACCAGCTGATCCGGGATTACAAGCAATCCGGGGAGCTGAAGGAGCCGCTCGTTAAGCAGTTGTCCTGCAGTCTGGAGCAGGCCGGCCGTCAAGAGCAAAAGGGGCGCACCGAACAGGCCGTCAAGCACATGGAGGATTTTCTCAAGCACCTGAACAATCAGGGGATGAAGGGCCGCGCGACGGACCGCGCGCGAAAGAAGCTGGCTGCGGAGGCCCATGCCTTGATCATCGCCCTGAGGAGATAA
- a CDS encoding ABC transporter permease: MQWEMRAFLRKGKKYAGLFRIHLKNHFAYIQDFLIRTLFLIVVLFIFTQLWGVTYEVTGKDRIAGFSLPMMMWYLTVTESIMMAYPPLVERVEQEVKSGQVAVTLIRPFSYVAAHFSAYLAEFILRLFINLAIGGALVFLLFGPPEMGPGQLGRFLLFLPVSLLIHFSFTMCIALFAFWFEEVQGFHLIYTRLLMTLGGMMLPLEIFPESVERLAHVLPFQAVIYLPAKMMVTEPGGLWWSLWLKQIGWALFSLGLMGVIYRRGVRNLDLNGG; encoded by the coding sequence TTGCAATGGGAGATGCGGGCCTTCCTGCGCAAGGGGAAAAAATATGCCGGGCTGTTTCGGATCCATCTGAAAAACCATTTCGCTTACATCCAGGACTTTCTGATCCGGACCCTGTTTTTGATCGTCGTTCTGTTTATCTTCACCCAATTGTGGGGAGTCACCTATGAGGTGACAGGCAAGGACCGGATCGCCGGCTTTTCCCTTCCCATGATGATGTGGTACCTTACGGTGACCGAGTCCATAATGATGGCTTACCCTCCGCTGGTGGAGAGGGTGGAACAGGAGGTGAAAAGCGGCCAGGTGGCCGTCACCTTGATCCGTCCCTTCAGCTACGTGGCCGCCCACTTCAGCGCTTATCTCGCCGAATTCATCCTGCGCCTTTTCATCAATCTCGCCATCGGCGGCGCCCTGGTGTTTCTCCTGTTCGGCCCGCCGGAGATGGGGCCCGGGCAGTTGGGGCGGTTTCTCCTCTTTCTGCCCGTGTCCCTCCTCATCCATTTCAGCTTCACGATGTGCATCGCCCTTTTCGCCTTCTGGTTTGAAGAGGTGCAGGGCTTTCATCTCATTTACACCCGCCTGCTGATGACCCTGGGCGGGATGATGCTTCCCCTGGAGATTTTTCCGGAATCGGTGGAGCGGTTGGCCCACGTTCTTCCCTTTCAGGCGGTAATCTACCTGCCCGCCAAGATGATGGTGACGGAACCGGGCGGCTTGTGGTGGAGCCTGTGGCTGAAGCAGATCGGATGGGCGCTCTTCTCCCTCGGGTTGATGGGGGTCATCTACCGGCGGGGGGTGCGGAATCTTGATCTCAACGGCGGTTAA
- a CDS encoding GntR family transcriptional regulator, protein MKIVLSNTSKEPIYEQIQRQIKESILRGELKEGDPLPSIRQLARDLRISVITTKRAYDELEKEGLITSVVGKGSFVAGQNRAFLRESRLKWIEERLAEIVSESKALDISLEELKEMLTLLYEER, encoded by the coding sequence ATGAAGATCGTTCTGTCCAACACCAGCAAGGAGCCGATTTATGAACAGATCCAGCGGCAGATCAAAGAAAGCATCCTCCGGGGAGAATTGAAGGAGGGGGATCCCCTTCCCTCGATCCGCCAGCTGGCCAGGGACCTGCGCATCAGCGTGATCACCACCAAGCGGGCCTACGATGAGCTGGAAAAGGAGGGCCTGATCACCTCGGTGGTGGGCAAGGGATCCTTTGTGGCGGGGCAAAACCGCGCCTTTCTCCGGGAGAGCCGGCTGAAGTGGATCGAAGAGCGGTTGGCCGAGATCGTGTCGGAAAGCAAAGCGCTGGATATCTCCCTCGAGGAGCTGAAGGAGATGCTGACCCTTTTGTATGAGGAGCGATGA
- a CDS encoding CoA transferase subunit A, with product MPAIRKTAEEAIRLIKPGSTVMVGGFGLSGAPLRLIDALEKAGVRELTVISDNIERQSLGKLVRAGMVKKAIGTYFTTNPDVVEAYYAGKIEVELLPQGTFCEAIRAGGSGIPAFYTPTAAGTDLAKGKEIRYFDGRPYVLERALRGDVSLIRAHKADELGNLVYYKTARNFNPLMAMASDWVIAEVDEIVPAGSLDPEAIVTPHVFVDILVTE from the coding sequence GTGCCAGCCATTCGAAAAACGGCCGAGGAAGCGATTCGTCTCATCAAACCGGGTTCCACCGTGATGGTGGGCGGATTCGGCTTGTCCGGGGCTCCCCTGCGCCTCATCGATGCGTTGGAGAAGGCGGGGGTCCGGGAATTGACGGTGATTTCCGACAACATCGAGCGGCAGTCTTTGGGGAAGTTGGTCCGGGCGGGCATGGTGAAAAAAGCGATTGGAACCTATTTCACCACCAATCCGGACGTGGTGGAGGCCTATTATGCCGGAAAAATCGAAGTGGAGCTGCTTCCCCAGGGGACCTTCTGCGAGGCCATCCGGGCCGGCGGCAGTGGCATTCCCGCTTTCTACACGCCGACGGCGGCCGGAACCGATCTGGCCAAGGGGAAGGAAATCCGTTATTTCGACGGCAGGCCGTATGTGCTGGAGCGGGCGCTCAGGGGGGATGTCTCCCTGATCCGGGCCCACAAGGCGGACGAATTGGGGAACCTGGTGTATTACAAAACGGCCCGCAATTTCAATCCGCTGATGGCGATGGCCTCTGATTGGGTCATCGCGGAAGTGGATGAGATCGTTCCCGCGGGCAGTCTGGATCCGGAGGCGATTGTCACCCCCCATGTCTTTGTTGATATTCTGGTGACGGAGTGA
- a CDS encoding ABC transporter ATP-binding protein, translated as MTVIRAENLTKTFLVKRKAPGFWGSLQSLVKPDAVEKEAVRGISFRVEKGETVAFLGPNGAGKSTTIKMLTGILHPTSGRLEVLGMVPQRERVRLAFRIGTVFGQKSQLWYHLPPADTFALMADIYELPAKSFRVRRDELVELFGLGPYLHTPVRKLSLGERMRCEMAVALLHRPEILFLDEPTIGMDVVVKQKIREMIRLFNREEGVTVFLTSHDTGDVEELCDRAIIINHGKVVMDVPVHQLKRDVLKYKIVHLKPGAEPDAFALPGTEVLKRKGTGLKLKVDILKTSVEAVIGRLLERYPILDINVEDPSMEDVITTLYETKGG; from the coding sequence ATGACGGTGATCCGGGCGGAGAATCTGACGAAAACCTTTTTGGTGAAGCGGAAGGCGCCGGGGTTTTGGGGCAGTCTTCAATCGCTGGTAAAACCCGACGCGGTCGAGAAGGAAGCGGTTCGCGGCATCAGCTTCCGGGTCGAAAAGGGGGAGACGGTGGCCTTTCTGGGGCCCAACGGGGCGGGCAAGTCGACGACGATCAAGATGCTCACGGGAATCCTGCATCCCACCTCCGGCCGGTTGGAGGTGCTCGGGATGGTGCCGCAAAGGGAAAGGGTCCGCCTGGCCTTCCGCATCGGGACGGTCTTCGGCCAGAAGTCGCAGCTCTGGTATCATCTTCCTCCCGCCGACACCTTCGCCCTGATGGCCGACATTTATGAACTGCCGGCGAAATCCTTCCGGGTGCGGCGCGACGAACTGGTGGAGTTGTTCGGACTGGGGCCCTATCTGCACACGCCGGTCCGCAAGCTCTCCCTGGGAGAGCGGATGCGATGCGAGATGGCGGTGGCGCTCCTGCACCGACCGGAGATTCTGTTTCTGGATGAGCCGACGATCGGGATGGACGTGGTGGTGAAGCAAAAAATCCGGGAGATGATCCGCCTCTTCAACCGGGAAGAGGGGGTGACGGTTTTTCTCACCTCCCATGACACCGGGGATGTGGAAGAGTTGTGCGACCGGGCGATCATCATCAATCACGGAAAAGTGGTGATGGACGTTCCGGTGCACCAATTGAAGCGGGATGTCTTGAAATACAAGATCGTCCATCTGAAACCGGGGGCGGAACCGGACGCCTTCGCCCTTCCGGGGACGGAGGTGCTGAAGCGAAAGGGAACGGGGCTGAAGTTGAAGGTGGATATTTTGAAAACGTCGGTGGAGGCGGTGATCGGTCGCCTGCTCGAGCGGTATCCGATCCTGGACATCAACGTGGAGGATCCGTCGATGGAGGATGTGATCACGACGCTTTACGAGACAAAAGGGGGGTGA
- a CDS encoding ABC transporter permease, with translation MISTAVKKGWVMFRFLWAYWRANWQGAMEFRASFLTQAVSMLLNNSVWIVFWWLYFSRFPVVKGWTMEDILWLWAIAAGAVGWVSAFFGNVFRLAHMIANGHLDLYLTMPKPVLLHLLVSRMSFSAWGDILFAWILFAAIGEGWLDLVKFLAVQLLGGIIVLGVMILVQCLAFVIGNAEGIAQQVQIALLTFTTYPIDIFSGVPRILLFTVLPAGLISSMPVTFIRDFSWSAALWAAGVAMFFLLASVWLFRKGLRRYESGNMIGLRM, from the coding sequence TTGATCTCAACGGCGGTTAAAAAGGGATGGGTGATGTTCCGCTTCCTGTGGGCCTATTGGCGGGCGAACTGGCAGGGGGCGATGGAATTTCGCGCCAGCTTTCTGACCCAGGCGGTGTCGATGCTGCTTAACAACAGCGTCTGGATCGTGTTCTGGTGGCTCTATTTCAGCCGGTTTCCGGTGGTGAAGGGCTGGACCATGGAGGATATCCTCTGGTTGTGGGCCATCGCCGCCGGAGCGGTGGGATGGGTGAGCGCCTTTTTCGGCAACGTTTTCCGCCTGGCTCACATGATCGCCAACGGGCACCTGGACCTTTATCTGACGATGCCCAAACCCGTGCTCCTTCACCTTCTGGTCAGCCGGATGAGCTTTTCCGCCTGGGGGGACATCCTGTTCGCCTGGATCTTGTTCGCCGCGATCGGAGAGGGATGGCTGGATCTGGTGAAGTTTCTGGCGGTGCAGCTTCTGGGCGGCATCATCGTTTTGGGTGTGATGATTTTGGTGCAGTGTTTGGCCTTTGTCATCGGCAACGCCGAGGGGATCGCTCAGCAGGTGCAGATCGCCCTGCTCACCTTTACCACCTATCCCATCGACATTTTCAGCGGAGTTCCGCGGATCCTGCTGTTTACCGTTCTGCCGGCGGGGCTGATCAGTTCGATGCCGGTGACCTTCATCCGCGATTTCAGCTGGTCGGCCGCCTTGTGGGCGGCCGGAGTGGCCATGTTTTTCCTTCTTGCGTCGGTGTGGCTGTTCCGCAAGGGGTTGCGCCGATATGAGTCCGGCAACATGATCGGTTTGAGGATGTGA
- a CDS encoding 3-oxoacid CoA-transferase subunit B — protein sequence MNRKERIRHIIAKRAARELRDGDVVNLGIGIPTLVSDYIPPGVTVHFHTENGMLEVGPTPPPDRADPQLINASRQPISELPGASYFDSGLSFAIMRGGHLDATVIGALQVSQKGDLASWAIPGKPILGVGGAMDLVVGAKRVIVATTHQTKDGQPKILPECTYPLTAREEVDVLVTEHAVFRFEKGKMILVEIGDHLTLEDLKSITPAEYEIHPHLKVVNRWEGLE from the coding sequence ATGAACCGAAAGGAACGAATACGGCACATTATCGCCAAAAGAGCGGCACGGGAGCTGAGGGACGGGGATGTGGTCAACCTGGGCATCGGGATCCCCACGCTGGTAAGCGATTACATCCCACCGGGGGTGACCGTTCACTTCCACACGGAAAACGGCATGCTGGAAGTGGGGCCGACCCCGCCGCCGGACCGGGCCGATCCGCAGCTGATCAACGCCAGCCGTCAGCCGATCTCGGAACTTCCCGGCGCCTCCTACTTTGACAGCGGCCTTTCCTTTGCCATCATGCGGGGAGGACACTTGGACGCCACGGTCATCGGAGCCCTGCAGGTCAGCCAGAAAGGGGATCTGGCCAGCTGGGCCATCCCGGGAAAACCGATCCTCGGCGTCGGCGGGGCGATGGATCTGGTGGTGGGGGCCAAGCGGGTGATCGTGGCCACGACCCATCAGACCAAAGACGGACAGCCGAAGATTCTCCCGGAATGCACGTATCCCCTGACGGCCCGGGAGGAAGTGGACGTGTTGGTGACGGAACACGCGGTATTCCGCTTTGAAAAGGGAAAAATGATCCTCGTCGAGATCGGGGATCACCTGACGCTGGAGGACCTGAAGTCGATCACCCCTGCCGAATACGAAATCCATCCGCATCTCAAAGTGGTGAACCGGTGGGAAGGGTTGGAGTGA
- a CDS encoding ABC transporter ATP-binding protein → MEEVAVLDQVSKAYPGFRLGPLSLTLRKGYIHGFIGANGAGKTTTIKLMMNLIRPDAGRIQLFGLDHRANEREIKERIGFVYADNHLYDDLTVDQIKRITSSFYRRWDEEAFQGYLNRFSLPPRKKIKHLSRGMKMKLAIALALSHHAELIIMDEPTSGLDPVVRHEILELMAELIQDGEKTIFFSTHITSDLEQIADYITFIHDGRLCFSLTKEEIPDRFQVVKGGTELLDADKRKLFLGLRETPYGFEGLTDDPEGARAAFRDKVLYEAPSLEEIMVYTIKGDARSARGDVR, encoded by the coding sequence ATGGAAGAAGTCGCCGTCCTGGACCAAGTGAGCAAAGCATACCCGGGCTTTCGGCTCGGCCCCCTGTCGCTCACCCTCCGGAAGGGATACATTCACGGTTTTATCGGGGCGAACGGAGCGGGGAAAACGACGACGATCAAACTGATGATGAACCTGATCCGCCCGGATGCAGGCCGCATCCAACTGTTCGGCCTCGATCACCGGGCGAACGAAAGGGAGATCAAGGAGCGCATCGGCTTTGTGTATGCGGATAACCACTTATATGATGATTTGACCGTCGACCAGATCAAGCGGATCACCTCCTCCTTTTACCGGCGGTGGGATGAGGAGGCGTTTCAGGGGTACTTGAACCGGTTTTCCCTACCGCCCCGAAAAAAGATCAAGCATCTGTCCAGGGGAATGAAAATGAAACTGGCCATCGCCCTGGCCCTTTCCCACCATGCCGAACTGATCATCATGGATGAGCCCACCTCCGGTCTCGATCCGGTGGTTCGCCATGAAATCCTGGAGCTGATGGCGGAACTGATTCAGGACGGGGAGAAAACGATCTTTTTCTCCACCCACATCACGTCGGATCTGGAACAGATCGCCGATTACATCACCTTCATCCACGACGGCCGCCTGTGCTTCAGCCTGACCAAGGAGGAAATACCGGATCGCTTCCAGGTGGTCAAGGGAGGGACGGAGCTTTTGGATGCGGATAAGCGGAAGCTGTTTCTGGGCCTGCGGGAGACCCCCTACGGCTTTGAGGGGCTGACGGATGACCCGGAGGGGGCCCGGGCGGCGTTCCGGGACAAGGTTTTGTATGAAGCCCCTTCGCTGGAGGAGATCATGGTTTACACCATCAAAGGAGATGCCCGAAGCGCGCGGGGGGATGTCCGGTGA